Genomic DNA from Shouchella patagoniensis:
AACATATAAAAGAGCACGAATGGAATGATAACAGCGACGATAACGATATTAGCAACAGCGCCAATAAATGAGCCAATACTGTCGATAATCGATTCAATATAGCCCTCGAGGTTTTCTGTGATTGTACTGGACAAGTCATTTAAAGAGAAGTTTGTGAACTCAAGTAAGTTTTGAAAAGCTTGTTGTTCTTGTAAATTCATGAAGAACTCTTGCATTGTATTCGCATACCGTGGCACGTTGTTCACGAAAGTCATTATCTGATTTTGAATGATTGGTCCTATGTAAAGAATTCCTGCAGTAGCTAACCCGATTAGAACAAGGAAGACAATAAGTATGGAGATGCCGCGATGTATCTTCTTGCTTAAAATATTGACGAACGGCCTTAGCAAATAATAGATGATAAGCGCGATAACAATTGGTGCAAATAACGTTTGAAACAAGACAGCAATCGGTCTAAAAATAAAGTTAACTAAGGATCCTAAATAAATAATGAGAAAAATAACAATGATCCAGCAGGCAAACCGAAATGCTTTGCTATCCATCATGAGTGGTATCCTCCTTCTTCCTAGATGCTAATTTAAAAGTAAATGGTAAGAGTACTATACCATAAATTTGTTGAAAACCAATGAATAACCTAATTGACTTGCGGGAGCCCTGTTTGGATACACTTGATTCGGGAATAGGACCGTACTAAGAGGAATGAGGATGATATCGATGCGGATCGTAACAGGTATAGAAATGGCCAGTGTCGAAGCAATTACAATAAATAAAATTGGGCTTCCAGGCGCTGTTTTAATGGAAAACGCGGGCCGTGAAATCGCTCGTAAGTTAATCCAATTATATGGGAAGCAGAAGTGCTTTCTGATAGTAATTGGTGGTGGCAATAATGGTGGAGATGGCTTTGTTGTTGCTCGAATGCTTCAAGAACAAGGGGTTTCAGTTATTACAACAATTATTCCTAATGAAAGTCGTTATGAAGGTGATGCGGGGCTTCATAAACGGATTTATGAACAAAGCGGTTACAGGTGGAAGTATTGGAGTGAACTAGAGAAAAAATGGGCGGAAACTTTATGTGATATTGATATCATTGTTGATGCAATGCTTGGAACTGGAACGAAAGGGGAAGTGACTCAACCTTACGACTCAATTATAAAAATGATTAATACTGCAAAGAAAGAAACAGTCTCCATTGATTTACCGAGTGGTGTTCCCGCAGACGAAGCGGCAATGGGGGATATAGCCATAAAAGCTGATCGGACGTTCACTTTGCAAATGATGAAGTTAAGTTATTACTTGGAAGAAAAAACCCCTTTTTTCGGGAAAGTGGAAGTATTGCCTATTGGTATTCCCCCAGCAACTTTTCGACATCTCGAAACACAACGGTGCATATGGGGTAAAAAAGAGGCTATTCATAGCTGGAATAAACAAGATTCATTCACCCACAAAGGCCAAAACGGACGAGTGGGCATCATTGCAGGGAGTCGGAATATGCCAGGCGCAGCTGCACTAGCTTCTGAAGCTGCTATAAGAAGTGGAGCAGGGTTAACGACCATTGGAACGGTAGAAGAAAATATCGGTTCGATCGCAAGTCATTCGAAAGAAGCCATGTTTGTAGCATTAAGCCAAAAAGACGGTTTCTTAAATCCAACTGATAAAGAGTTGGTTTCTTTTTATGAGGGCAAACAAGTTATCGCAGTAGGACCGGGTATTGGTAGATCAACAGAAACATCAAAAATGATTGCCCATTTGATTAAGTACTTTGAGGGAATACTGATACTTGATGCGGATGCATTGTTTTTTGTGCCAGAATATATGGAGTTAATTCATGACCGAGATTCACCATTGGTCTTAACACCCCATCCTGGAGAGATGGGGCATTTAATTGGAGAAACAGCAGAATATGTAAAGAAAAAGAGATTTGAGGTCGCTGAAGGATATGCACAAGACCATCGGCTTCATCTAGTATTAAAAGGGCCAAATACGATTGTCGCCAAACCGAATGGATTTATTACAGTTAATAAGTCAGGTAATGCTGGATTAGCAAAAGGTGGTTCTGGTGATGTGTTAACAGGGATTATTACCGCATTAGCCGCTAGACAACCACTGCAAATCGCCTTATCAACCGCCGTCTTTATGCATGGATATTCTGCAGATTTATTATTAAAGGATAATGCTTCAATCGACGGGATGGTACCAAGTGATATTATTGATGGGCTATCTAAAGCATATAAACTATTTGAAGCTTAATAATTAGACCTAGGAAACCAGCATGATCCATCACGTAATAGATCATGCTAGTTTTCATAATGCTACAAACTATTTAGATGAATAATGTGTTTTAATTTAACGAATGTGGAGAATAATAGATAGGACCACATTTAAATGCAATTAAAAGGAGAATGAAGATGAACAAATGGCAACTATCAATAGCAGCGACAGTAGCTGCTTTAGCTTTGGCTGGCTGTAATCAAGGTGAGGAAGAACCGACACCGACAACTGAACCTGATATGAATGAAGAACAAGAACAAAATACTGAAGCAGATAATAACCAGAACCAACTAAATATGAATGATTTTCAGGTTGATTTAGAAGCTGCAATTACGGAATTTGAACAAGCCTATCCGGGTGCTTCAATCACAACGATTGATTTTGACTCCGATTTTAGTACGTGGAGATATGAAATCGAAGGTATGGACGATGAGACAGAATACGAACTACACGTGGATGCAGATACTGGAGATCGATCAAATGAAAAAGAAGAAGCTTTAGACTCTAAAGACGCTGGAGGAACAGAACGTGCAGAGGAGGAGCTAGATCTTGATGGAATATTAGATGCTCAGGAAGCGATTGACATTGCATTGGCAGAAACAGAAGGGATCGTTGATGGTTGGAAGTTGGATCGAGAGAATGACATGACTTATTATGAAGTGACGATTGAGACAGATAACGAAGACTATGAAATAAAAATAGATGCTAGTTCTGGGGATATAATTGAAACGGAACAAGATTAATGGATAAGGAGTGCCTTTAGAGGTACTCCTTATTTTTATGGAGAAATATGTTGATAAGAATTTTAACTAAATAGAAAATTGCATTGCGCTTATGTCATTCTATGCTTACGATATATACAACATGTATAGAAGGTGAGGAAGTCTGAATGGATACACATCTATTTTTATTTGGTAGTGGCCCGCCCTTTTTATCATCTTTAGCAAAACATTTTGCATTCCTAGTAAAAGACAAAGGCAGACGGTGTTCTGTTTTGTTTATATCTCGTCCTGGATGGGAAACTTATCGACCAAATTATATGAGAGAACTTGAACAATATGGTTTTGAGTTTGTTTTTTTTATCACTGCCAGCTACATCTACTTATGCAGTGATTGATGAGTTACGAAGAAGTGAAGCCATTATTATAGGAGGCGGTGTAACTGATCGCTACATAGACGAAATTGTGGAGAAACTCCATTAAGGGCGAAATAAAACGCCTATTTTACGAGGGGAAACCGGTTGCGGGTTTTTCTGCTGGAGCACTAATTAGTATGGAAGAAAGCATTCTCTCACCTCAAGATAATGATGAACAGGTAATGAAGCACCGTGACGGGTTAGGCCTGATGGTAAATACCGCTTTGGCTGTTCATTATAGTGAATGGGGAGAAGAAGCTCACTTGCTTAAAATGACTAATTGTTTTAAAAAAAAGAACAATTATGGTATCGATGAACGAACGGGGATATATATGTACAAAATAACGTTATTCAGGCAGTTGAAGGCATTGGCGGCGTATATGAAGTGAGGGATGGCCAAATTAGCTTAGTGAAGTGTCAAAAATAGAACAGCTAAAGCAAATTAGGTTCCTAAAGAAGAATGGCATAAAGTATGGATGGATTGAATTAGATGGTGGAACTAGGTTGATGTCATGATTATGGCGTAATTTGTGTAATTAAAGGGATTATCTTTTCTTCGCTGGTTTTCAAAAGAGGTGTGTCTTTTTGTTTGTAAGAGAAACTTTCTATTGCCTGTGACGTAACGTCATTGGGTACAATAGTGGGATAGGAGGCTCGCCATGGAAGAGACAATTGGACAATTTGCAAAACGAGTTGGTACAACAGTACGGACGCTTCGTTACTATGATAGTATCCGTTTATTACAACCAGAAAAGCGAAATACAAGAGGACAAAAAATTTATACACATGAAGAGTGGGAGAAGTACCAACAAATCCTGGTTTGTAAGCATCTTGGTATGTCGCTTGAAGAGACAAAGAACTTACTAGGAGATTTGCGTGTAAGTCCGCAAGCTATGCTTCAACTACAGAAACATCTATTAGAACAAAAAAGAAACGAAATTGACGAAGTTCTTAAAACAATTGAACGAACAGAACACATCTATCAGGCAGAGGAAAACCAGACAGAAGAAATAGATGATTTTTTGTTTGTCATGTTGGATGCCTTCAGGCGGGAACAATCGCAAATCAACGTACTAAAAGAATACATGTCAAAGGATTACTATGAAGCCTTTTTGGGTGACTATGAGGACCCTGTTGTCCAAAAGAAAGCTGATTTAGAAGTGGCACGTTTTTATAAAGGGATGAAGGTTGCGTTAAAGCATGGTCTTGACGCCTCAAGTACAGAAGTACAACGCTTGGTAAAGGACTTGATCTCATTGATCCCTAATGACGCTCTGGCAACGGAAATTATAAAGCAGGGTGATTCCTTTATTATCGATCATCAAGCCTTGTTTGCGATGCCGTTCCCACAAGAGCTTGATGGATATATACAATCTGCAATATCCATTTACTATAAAGCAGAAGGAATTGATCTTAATGGAAGTTAAACAACCTCAATCACTTAGTATGAAACATTTCTGGTTAATGATGAAGCCGTTTTTGCCTAAAACATCATTACTCTTTTTAGCTGTAGTGTTAGTGATTGTAGAAACATGTTTGGCGTTGATTGTGCCTCTTTTAACGATGAACTTCATTGACGAAATGACAATAACCGGGTTAGATGGGCGGACCATTGGTCTTCTTGCTGGGGTCTTTATTGCTCAGCTAATTATGTCTGCTTTTGCCATTTATACAATGGTTTATATCGGTCAGCGTGTCGTGCTCTCTTTGCGAGAAACGGCGTGGAAACGAATTGTACATCTACCGATATCCTTTTTTGATCGCCATTCTTCTGGAGAAATGATGAGTAGAATGACCAATGATACACTTGTGATCAAAGATTTTATGACGATTCAGCTTATCCCGTTTATTTCAGGAACTATATCAATTATTGGTTCGGTTGTTATTTTGTTTGTGCTTGATTGGAAAATAACCTTAATGATGTTAGCTGTTGTCCCTGCTTCATTACTAATTATGATGCCGCTTGGTCGCCGCATGTACAAAGTATCGCGGTCGCTGCAAGATGAAACAGCATCGTTCCAAGGAGATTTAGGACGTGTTTTGGCCGATATTCGTTTAGTGAAGGCATCACTTGCAGAAGAACAAGAGAAAAACACAGGTCTTGTGCGTATGACGAAATTGTTTCGTTTTGGTATAAAAGAAGGCAAGATTATGGCTATTATTCAACCATTGATGATGAGTTTAATGCTCATTATGCTTGTTGTTATTTTTGGCTATGGAGGTATACGTGTGGCTGCAGGGACGTTAACTGCTGGTGCACTTGTTGCAATTATTTTTTACTTATTTCAAATATCTATGCCGTTTACACAGATGGCCAATTTCTTTACGCAACTTCAAAAAGCGCTGGGCGCGAGTGAAAGAATGAATACAATCTTGCAAGCCGATCTAGAGCCGAATGTACACGATTCCCTTTCACTTGGTGAACAGAAAGAAGCGTTACTATTTTCGGGTGTTTCATTTCAATACAATGAGGATAAATCGATACTAAACCATGTTTCCTTTGAAGCACCGATAGGGAAAATGACTGCATTTGTTGGTCCGAGTGGTGCGGGGAAAACAACGTTGTTTTCGTTAATTGAGCGATTCTATCAACCAAGTGAGGGTGACATTCAGTATAAAGGTAAATCGATTCTAGGGATTCCCTTACCGGAATGGCGTAATAAAATTGCTTATGTCTCCCAGGACTCTCCGATGATGTATGGTTCCATTCGAGATAATTTAACATACGGTCTTGATCACGTAGAAGAGGCACGGCTTGAACAAGCCATTTCAGATGCGAATTTAGACTCGTTTGTAGCGACTCTCCCTAACCGATTAGAGACGGAAGTTGGCGAACGGGGCATCCGTTTATCTGGCGGGCAACGACAACGTCTTGCCATTGCGAGAGCAATGGTGCGTGATCCGGAGATTTTATTATTGGATGAAGCAACTGCCCACCTTGATAGTTCATCAGAAAAGCTAGTTCAGGAGGCGCTTGAGCGGTTGATGGTTGGACGCACGACACTTGTTATTGCTCATCGGCTTGCGACTGTAAGGCATGCCGATCAGCTTATTGTGCTTGAAGAGGGGACTGTTACGGGTTCAGGAACCCACCATGAGTTGCTTGAAGGACACCCGTTATATAAAGAGTTAGTACAGCAGCAATTAAGTGTTGATTAGAGGAGTTTGCACCTTACTAGGGCAAACTCCTTTTTATAAGCTGGAGATGCCGATAAGAACTTTCACGTTTTTGTTTTTCTTATTAGTTTGTTTAAAACCTTCAACAGTATCAATAATTCATACACGCTGCCCAATCCAAATCCGGAGATAAAGGGGATTGAATAGGTCCACTCACTCCTCGTACTTCAATTTTCTCCCCATCTGGAAGTTCAATTTCCGTTCGAAGATTCCACTTATTGCCGAATCCTAATTCAATATATTTCATGCTGAACACCTTCTTTCTAAGAAGGAAACTCCTGTCATTATATAGTAAAAAAAGTAGAAACGAGGCGTAACTAGATTAAAAAATAGGTAATTGGGAACACAATAATAAGAGAAGAAGGAGTGGATAATAAATGAAAGCAGTTATAATTAACGAATATGGTGGAAAAGACCAATTAAAAGAAGTAGAAATAGAGAAGCCAAAACCGAAGAAGAACCAAGTGGTTGTTAAAGCAGAAGCGACATCAATTAACCCAATTGATTGGAAGCTAAGAGAGGGCTATTTAAAAGAGATGTTGGACTGGGAGTTTCCAATTATTTTAGGGTGGGATGTTGCTGGAGTGATTGAGGAAGTTGGAGATGGCGTGTCGAATTGGCAAGTAGGAGACCGTGTTTTTGCTCGACCGGCGACAACTCGTTTTGGAACATACGCTGAATATACAGCAGTTGATGCAAACCTGCTATCCTTTATCCCTGACAACCTTACTGCTAAGGAGGCCGCTGCTGTCCCGTTAGCGGGTTTAACAGCGTGGCAATCCCTCTTTACAAATGCAAAGCTAAAAAAAGGTGAAAAGGTGCTCATTCATGGCGGCGCAGGAGGGGTTGGTACATTTGCAATTCAATTAGCCAAACATGTTGGTGCATACGTGTATACAACAGCAAGTGCCCACAACCATGAACTTGTAAAATCACTTGGAGTTGATGAAGTGATTGATTATAAGAATGAAGATTTCACACAGGTTCTTTCAGAAGTAGATGTTGTATTTGATACGATTGGTGGCGAAGTTCAGTCTTCTAGTTATCAAGTGTTAAAAAAAGGAGCAGGGCGACTTGTAACGATTGTCGGTCAACCAGATGAAGAAGAGGCGACCCGATATGGTGTGAAAGCCTACGGTGTCTGGCTTGAGCCTGATGGAAGTCAATTGAAAGAATTGGCATCATTAATCGAAGAAAGCCAAGTTAGAGTAGTGATTGACAAAACTTTCTCTTTTGGAGAAAAAGGACTAAGAGATGCCCATGCTGAAAGTGAAACAGGGCATGCTTCTGGTAAGATTGTCATTGAGTTTTAAAAACAAACACCACTTATGCACTGCATAAGTGGTGTTTGTTTTTTGTTTAGCTATTTATTTGGGTGCGAGTTCAACGGCATCACGATAAGCAGCGAGTAAGCTGCGCTCATCTGCAATATTTTTCCCGGCGATGTCAAAAGCGGTTCCGTGATCGACTGATGTACGTACAATCCCGCCTTTTAGACCAACGGTAATGTTTACTCCCGCTTCAAGACCCATTACTTTAATAGGAACATGTCCCTGGTCATGATAACACGCAATAACGATATCAAAATCTCCTCGAGCGGCACGGAAAAACAACGTATCCGCTGGGTAAGGACCTTCGACGTTTATGCCTTCTTTTTGAGCTTGTTTGATCGCAGGAATGAGTTTTTCTTCTTCCTCTCCCTCACCAAACAGGCCATTCTCGCCAGCATGAGGGTTAATCCCACAAACGGCGATTTTAGGATTTGAATTGCCTGCATTCTTAAGTGTTTCATCAGCCAGGCTTATAACCTTGTGTGTACGGTCTGGATTAATCATATCAATCGCTTTGCGTAAGCCTACATGTGTTGTTAGATGAATGACTTTTAAGTTTGGTGCAGAAAGCATCATCGAGAAATCTGTTGTATCTGTTAACTCTGCTAGTATTTCTGTGTGACCTGGGTACATATGACCCGCTTTTTGCATGGCTTCTTTATTTAGAGGTGCCGTACAGATAGCGTTTATTTTCTTGTCTTTGGCTAACTCGACAGCTCGTTCTACATAACGGAAAGCTGCATTCCCGGCTTCTTCACTTACTTTGCCAAATGGTAATGTGTTCGTTAGCAGGCGTAAATCAAGTACTTCAATCGTGCCTGGTTCAAACACGCATTCTGTGACATCAGAAACACCGACGACATTTAATTCAGTTTCGGTAATGTCAACTGCTCGTTCAATTAGTGCAACATCCCCAATAACGAAAGGTCGCCCTGTTTCAAAAATAGTTTCATGGGCGAATGCTTTTGCAATAATTTCTGGACCAACTCCTGCAGCATCTCCCATTGTAATTCCGATAATTGGCTTCATCATTTTGTTGCCCCTTCCATAAAAAAGTCATATAGGTTGGAAAACGTCTTTTTCGTTCCGAACGCGCCTGCTTTTGTGATTGCATACGTGTTTTTATACTTCCCGGGAAATTGAGCAACCGGAATGCCTGCTTCAAACTCATCAAGCAAACGAAGTTCATCTATTTTCATGCGGCTACAAAGTGCTTTTGCTGTATCTCCGCCTGTCATGATGACCGCTTGGAATGTAAATGAGTCCATTAAAGCTTCACCTACGACGGCGAGAACATTAACGATGCGCTTCGCTAATTTATGAAGCGGAATTTGTTCTTGTTCTGCATACGTATAAACAGCATCGATCTCGGCCCGTGTGGTTCCTGAATAGACAACAGGAATTTGCTGATTCATCAATACTTTTTTTGCTTCTTGTATGATGCGTTCATACTCAAGTGCTTGTATATATGGGTCTTCATGAACCGCTTTGCTTGCGTCAAGGCGAATGCCTACTGCCTTTTCTTGCTGCAATAAACTAGCAACTTGGTATTTACTCACTTCACTCATGCTGCCGACTAAATATAAAATCGGGTCTGCCCCATGATTTGATTTAAGGGGTTGTTTGCTTTTTCCATTAATTGAATGAGTTAGCGCTTCTGACAATCCAGCAGACCCGGCTAGCAGAATCTGCTCTTGTTGTGCTTCAGAAAAAGTGGCAATTCGTCTCAATGTTTGAGGCGAACGGGCATCACAGACAAAAACTGTGGGGCCCGTTCCTTGTTTTTCTTTTAGCCACTTAAGGATGTCAGCATCATTTTTATCCCATATCTGTTCTGTGATAACTTCCATCGTTCCGTTAAACTGTTTGCCGACATGATCGCAAATGGCTGAGTGAACGACAGGGTCTGCTTCGTTTTTAGCAAACTCTGTTTCACCAATTGGCTGTCCATTTACGTATAGGATGCCTTGTTCAACAATGCGTTTATTTGGCAAGAAAGTAGGTGCGAGAAAGACATAATCAGGTTCACACTCTTCAATCATTGCTTCAAGTTCAGCCCCTACATTTCCACGTAGGGTTGAATCAACTTTTTTAAAGATCATTTTAGGGGCTAATTTATTTAGCTTAGCCATTGTCTTTTGGATAGTCTCTTTTGCCTCACTTGGCTGGAGAGCGCGTGAATTGGTGTCCACGATAACGGCTTCAGCACTCGTGGAGCCGTCTCCGCCTCCATCAAGCCAGACAACGGTGTCTAGGCCTGCTTTAGCGAGCTGGACACCGCTATCATTTGCCCCAGTTAAATCATCTGCAATAATAGTAATCTCCATTATTCATTTCTCCTTACATTTACGTTTGTTGCTTCGCTTCTTCTGGTAACTTTCCTTTTTTCTCTAGTCGTTTTGCGAGGAAGCCAACAAAGAGAGGAAGCAGTATAGCTGTTGTTACGACGCTGGCTGCAACTTGCACAGTCGCAAGTTCTACATTATAAGCAAACGCGGAGCTTGCTGCGGCAATTGCTGCAGGGGTAGCAACGGCATTTCCTGCTGTTGAACCTTCGGCAGCACCAACAAGCGGGTTCCATTTAAATAATTTAAAGATCCAATATCCGCTAATTCCAGTAACAAGAACAACAAGAACGCCGAGTGCTATACCAGGTAGTCCACCTTCGATGATGGATGAAAAACTGATGTTCATTCCCAGTGCAAAAGCGAAGAATGGAATTAACATATCGCTCCCTTTTCCAAGGAAAGTACGAATATCTTCATCAATGTTTCCTAATACAAAACCGATAAAAATAGGCAGAAGCACGCCGATAAATGCTGTTACAGAGAAATAGCCGCTTTGCACACCCATTGCGCCTACAAAAGAAAGCGTCAGCATCGTGAATAAGGGACCATCGTTCATTGCTAGAACAGAATAAGCTGCTTTATCTTCGCCTTTTCCATATTGGCCAGCTAAAGCTACATAGAGACCGCCATTTGAATTTGTCATTGCAGCGATTACTGCAATTGGCGCTAACCCAAGAAATAATCCTTCAGGACCACCTGCAAGTAAATAAATAACGGCACCGATAGCTCCACCGAATATCCATTTGACTAAAAGTAAGGTGAATCCTTTTCCAAAAGAAACACCGAAACTACGTACATTAATTTGCGAACCTGCACATAAAAGGAAAAGTGCAATTAATGTTGTCGCTCCATCAACAAACAATGCTTGTGTGAAATTTCCAATCCTTAGCATATCTGGAGCAACTGTATTTATTAAGGCGCCCAAAAGTAGAGGGACGACCATCATCCCGCCGGGAACTTTTTCAATTGACTGTTTTAACCTCATCAGTATACCTTCTTTCTGTTTCATTTTTCAACACTTCTGTGAAGTGACATAAAATAAGATCGCTTACATAAAGAATAATACGCTTTCTTTTTAAAAAAACAAGTAAAAACTGAAATAACGTTGCATTATGCAACGTTATTTCAGTTTTCTCCACAGCGTTGTTCGGTTAATTTGTAAGCGCTCTGCTGCTTTCGATTGATTAAAATCTTCTTCAGTCAAAACGTGTTTAATGATTTCTTTTTCAATTTCTTCCAATGACTTATTCAAAGAGATGGGATTGCTTTTTGTTTCTGATAGATAAATATAAGGTTGCATAGATGTTTTCACCTGAAAAAACACGTACTCAATTAGCCAGTCAAACCGTTGCAAGGCGATGGTAGGTAATTCACCTCGGTATCCAATCACTTGCTTTCCATATAATTGATTTGCTTCTCCGATTAATCTTCTGACAAACTGATTCCATTCTTGTTTACGATCAAGAAGTGAAGGAAGTTGAATGGTATACAAATCATCTGTAATAGAAAGGGGGTGGTCGCTATGGACTACAATCTTTTCGGATGAAGATTGAATAAATCGGATGAGATTTAACTGTTCGGTCTCTGGTAGAACGTTCCAATTTTTCACATATAACGGAAGGCTCTTATAGTCGATATCCGTAGCGACTAGGAGAGAAGATGCGTCAACAACAAAAGCATGTTTAGGTAACAATGCTTTAGCAAGAACTTCTTCTCCAGATCCGGCGGGACTTATAATCATGGTTGCTTTCTTATTACTCGCCTCGTTAAACGACTCTATTAGTTGATCATTACTTCCTAAGACGAGAGAACAAGTAAGGTGTTTTGTTTGAATACGATTAATCTTTAAAAGTGAAGTATGCTCGATGTTTTGTAAAGAGACATAAAAGACTTTTTCGTTGGCTAAGTCGATTTCTTTTATTGTTAGTTGTAGTGGTTCATTTAAGTCCGCGATAACGGTAGAAGTTTCTTTTTGTTTAAGTGCGGTATTTACTTTTTCCACGAATAGCTCTAGCGCGATCTGATCATACGAATGTAAGAAGGTGTAACTTTTTGTTAATACGCGCCCTTTTCTATTCATAATAAAAAAGGTGTCACTTGATTGTTCAAATGCTAATTGAAGCAAAGAATTATGTCTTTTATTTTGAGCTATTGATGAACCTAATAACTCTGCTTGTTCAAGTGCAGTGTGTACGGATTCTTCTCCTGATGTAATCAAAATGCCGTCAAGTCCATGTTTTTTAGCGAGGTTAACAGTAATAACATCACCAACAATTATCCTGCGACCGATTGATTTAGCATGCAATATTGCTGGTTCTACCTGCTCTACAGAAGTAACTGCTGTAATCGGAAGATCTGTCTCTATTAATTCAGATATTTTATTGAAATTGTGTGAGATGTTCTCAAATGCAATGATTTCAGTGTGATCTGATTCAGCTTGGAAAAGCAAAATCATACGTAAAATATCGTAACCAGATATTGGGATTTCAATGACTGGTTTATTTGTGTAGTTACGGACGACGTTTGCGGTACCACCTCGGCTAATATAAAGATCTGTATATGTCTCTATACCAGAAGTTAATAGGGGGACAGATTCCTGTAAATCGGCAACATGAACATCAACATCGAGTCCGTGGAATTGTGGGCTAATTCTTTTGATTATTTCAAGTAACCCTTCGTAAGGAGCAATAATGGTTACCCTTATTTTATTCACCTTTTTCCCTCCATACCTAGTTGTTATTGCCTTTTCTTTTCCCTATGACAGTACCATTTTCATTCAACGAAAACAATCTACGGATAATTAGATA
This window encodes:
- a CDS encoding four-carbon acid sugar kinase family protein, yielding MEITIIADDLTGANDSGVQLAKAGLDTVVWLDGGGDGSTSAEAVIVDTNSRALQPSEAKETIQKTMAKLNKLAPKMIFKKVDSTLRGNVGAELEAMIEECEPDYVFLAPTFLPNKRIVEQGILYVNGQPIGETEFAKNEADPVVHSAICDHVGKQFNGTMEVITEQIWDKNDADILKWLKEKQGTGPTVFVCDARSPQTLRRIATFSEAQQEQILLAGSAGLSEALTHSINGKSKQPLKSNHGADPILYLVGSMSEVSKYQVASLLQQEKAVGIRLDASKAVHEDPYIQALEYERIIQEAKKVLMNQQIPVVYSGTTRAEIDAVYTYAEQEQIPLHKLAKRIVNVLAVVGEALMDSFTFQAVIMTGGDTAKALCSRMKIDELRLLDEFEAGIPVAQFPGKYKNTYAITKAGAFGTKKTFSNLYDFFMEGATK
- a CDS encoding 2-keto-3-deoxygluconate permease, translating into MRLKQSIEKVPGGMMVVPLLLGALINTVAPDMLRIGNFTQALFVDGATTLIALFLLCAGSQINVRSFGVSFGKGFTLLLVKWIFGGAIGAVIYLLAGGPEGLFLGLAPIAVIAAMTNSNGGLYVALAGQYGKGEDKAAYSVLAMNDGPLFTMLTLSFVGAMGVQSGYFSVTAFIGVLLPIFIGFVLGNIDEDIRTFLGKGSDMLIPFFAFALGMNISFSSIIEGGLPGIALGVLVVLVTGISGYWIFKLFKWNPLVGAAEGSTAGNAVATPAAIAAASSAFAYNVELATVQVAASVVTTAILLPLFVGFLAKRLEKKGKLPEEAKQQT
- a CDS encoding sigma-54-dependent Fis family transcriptional regulator; protein product: MNKIRVTIIAPYEGLLEIIKRISPQFHGLDVDVHVADLQESVPLLTSGIETYTDLYISRGGTANVVRNYTNKPVIEIPISGYDILRMILLFQAESDHTEIIAFENISHNFNKISELIETDLPITAVTSVEQVEPAILHAKSIGRRIIVGDVITVNLAKKHGLDGILITSGEESVHTALEQAELLGSSIAQNKRHNSLLQLAFEQSSDTFFIMNRKGRVLTKSYTFLHSYDQIALELFVEKVNTALKQKETSTVIADLNEPLQLTIKEIDLANEKVFYVSLQNIEHTSLLKINRIQTKHLTCSLVLGSNDQLIESFNEASNKKATMIISPAGSGEEVLAKALLPKHAFVVDASSLLVATDIDYKSLPLYVKNWNVLPETEQLNLIRFIQSSSEKIVVHSDHPLSITDDLYTIQLPSLLDRKQEWNQFVRRLIGEANQLYGKQVIGYRGELPTIALQRFDWLIEYVFFQVKTSMQPYIYLSETKSNPISLNKSLEEIEKEIIKHVLTEEDFNQSKAAERLQINRTTLWRKLK